The Halorhodospira halophila SL1 genomic sequence CAGCAGCGCGGTTTATACCACTATCGACAGCCGGTTACAAGAACGAAATGGCACGCTCGAGGGGCGCCGGCGAGCGCGTCCGGCGAACGCCCGCGGGGCGCCGAGGGCGAGTTGGACGTGTTAGAATGGGGCGCATGTCTGTACCCATCAAAACCGCCAAAGAGATCGAGGGCATGCGCCGCGCCGGAAGGATGGCGGCAAGCGTGCTAGATAGGATCGCCCCCCACGTGGAGCCCGGAGTCACCACCGAGCACCTCGACGCGCTTTGCCACCGCTACATCACTGAAGAGCTCGGGGCTACGCCGGCGCCGCTGAATTATCGCGGTTTCCCCAAAGCCACCTGCACTTCGGTCAATCACGTGGTCTGCCACGGGATCCCGGGGCCGAAAAAACTGAAAAAAGGCGACATCCTCAATATCGACGTCACGGTGATCGACCCAGAGGGCTGGCACGGCGATACCAGCCGGATGTTCTACGTCGGCGAGCCGAGCATCCTGGCCCGGCGCCTGGTCGAAACCACCCGGGACTGCCTGTGGTGCGGCATCGAACAGGTCCGCCCGGGGGCAACCCTGGGGGACATCGGCTACGCCGTGCAACGCCACGCCGAGGAGCATAACTTCTCGGTGGTGCGGGAGTACTGCGGCCACGGCATCGGGCAGAGCTTCCACGAAGAACCCCAGGTGCTCCACTACGGCCAGCCAGGCACCGGCATGCGCCTTGAGCCCGGCATGACCTTCACCATTGAGCCGATGATCAACGCCGGCCGACCGGCCACCAAGCTGTTACGGGATCAATGGACGGTGGTGACCAAGGATCGCAGCCTCTCGGCTCAGTGGGAGCACACCCTGCTGGTCACCGAGGACGGCTACGAGATCCTGACGCCGGCGCCGGACGGACGCTGACCCAACGGCCAATCGACAGGAGCGCCGCCATGCCCGTTACGGCCTGCCCCGCCCTGGAGCCCGACGCACTGGTCCGGGCGCTGGAGGCGGGCGAGCCGCTGGTTCCCACGCTGCGCCGTGCCCTGCAACAGGCTGATCAGGCCCTTGCTGCACGATTCCGGGCGGGGACGAGCGCCGCCGAGCTGGTCCCCGAGCGCGCGGCCACCATGGATGAAGTGGTCAAGCAGCTGTGGCGAAGCAGCCTGGGCGGCGACGAGCCACAAGGGTGTGCCCTGCTGGCGGTAGGCGGCTACGGGCGTGGCGAGCTGCATCCCGGTTCGGATATTGACGTCCTGGTGCTGGTCGACCCCGAGCACCGAGATGCCCTCGCCCCACTCCTGGAGGCGTTCATCGCCGGACTGTGGGACCTCGGGCTGGAGGTGGGCCACAGCGTGCGCAGCGTGGATGAGTGCATCGCTGCCGCCGCGGATGATATCACCATCGCCACCAACCTGATGGAGTCGCGCCAGCTCTGCGGCACCCCTGATCTCGGCCAGGCATTGCGACAGGCCTTGACGGCAAATCGGATCTGGCCGAGTCCGGCCTTTTTCGAGGCCAAGCTGGCCGAACAGCAGGCCCGCCACGCCAAATTCCACGACACGGCTTACAACCTGGAGCCGAATATCAAGTCGAGCCCGGGCGGGCTGCGCGATATCCAGATGGTGGGCTGGGTAGCCAAGCGCCACTTCGGGGCGGAGCACCTGCACGAACGGGTCGCCGGAGGGTTCCTCACCGAAGCCGAGTACCAAGCCCTGCACGCTGGCCAGTGTTTCCTCTGGGATGTGCGGTTCGGCCTGCACCTGATCGCCGGCCGACGCGAGGACCGACTGCTCTTCGATCACCAGGTCGGCCTGGCGGAGCTGTTCGGCTACGTGGATGACGACCAAACCCTGGCCGTCGAACAGTTCATGCAGCGTTACTTCCGGACCGCCATGGACATCTCCCGCCTCAACGAGATGCTCCTGCAACACTTTCAGGAGGCCATCCTGTATACGAGTTCGGGGGCTGAGCCGACACCGATCAACCGGCGCTTCCAGATCCGTCGCGACTTCCTGGAGGTCACCGACCCCTCGGTCTTTCGGCGTTACCCTTTCGCCCTGCTGGAGGTCTTTCTGATCCTGCAGCAGCACCCGCAGCTCAAGGGGGTCCGTGCCTCGACCATCCGGCTCATCCGCCAGCACCGAACGCTGATCGATGAGAGCTTTCGGCGTGATCTGCGGTGCCGCAGCCTGTTTATGGAGATCCTCCGGCAACCCCAGGGGATCACCCACGCCCTGCGCCGCATGCACCGCTACGGCGTCCTCGGGCGGTACATCCCGGCCTTCGGGCGTATCAGCGGACGCATGCAGTACGACCTGTTCCACGTCTACACCGTTGACTCCCACACCCTGTTCGTGGTCCGCAACCTGCGCCGCATGGCCCTCGCGGAGCACCGCACGGAACTCCCCTTAGCCCACGACATCATGCAGCAGCTCCCCAAGCCCGAGCTGCTCTTCTTGGCCGCCCTGTTCCACGATATCGCCAAGGGGCGCGGCGGCGACCACTCCGAACTCGGGGCCGGCGATGCCTACGAATTCTGCATCCAGCATGGGCTCGGGGCCTACGACGCCCGCCTGGTGGCCTGGCTGGTGCGCCACCATCTGGATATGTCGGTCACTGCACAGCGCAAGGATCTCTCCGACCCGGCAGTGATCACCGATTTCGCCCGCACCATGGGCGACCAGCTCCATCTGGACTACCTCTATCTGCTCACCGTCGCCGACATTCGGGCGACCAACCCAGACCTCTGGAACGCCTGGCGCGCAGCGCTGCTCAATGAGCTCTACGTGCTGGCACGGGCCGCCATCCGCCGCGGCCTCAGCAAGCCGCTGGACAAGCGCGAGCTGATCCGCGATACCCAGCGGGATGCGCGGCGGATCCTGCGCCAGCGGGGCTACGGACCGGGGCGCATCCGGGGCGTCTGGCGCCAACTGCCAGAAGACTATTTCCTGCGCCATAGCGCCGAGGAGATCGCCTGGCATACCGAGGCCATCGCCGAGACCGCACCGGCACAATTGCCGCTGGTCCTCGCCGCCAGCCAGGAGACCGGGGGGGGCGCGCGGATCTTCCTCTACGCCCCCGACAGCCGCGACCTCTTCGCCCGCTGCGTGTGGGCCCTGGACCGGCTCGGACTGAGCATCCAGGATGCCCGGGTGATCACCACCGACGGCGGCTTTACCCTGGATAGCTATCGGGTGCTCGAACAACACGGCGCGCCGCCGAGTGAAGAGCAACGACTTGAGGAGGTCCGCCAGGCGCTAGCGGCAGCCGCCGCCGAGCAGGGGCCGCCACCGGCCCCGGTGGCGCGCCATATCCCGCGACAGCTCCAGCACTTCCGGACCGAGACCCAGATCCACTTCACAGACGACCCGGATAACCACCGCACGGTGGTGGAGCTGATCACCGCCGACCGTCCCGGGCTCTTGGCCCGCGTGGGGAAGGCCTTCTCGGGGTGCGGGGTGCGGGTCAAGAACGCCAAGATCGCCACCATGGGAGAACGGGCCGAGGACGTGTTTTTCATCACCGATGACCAGGGCCAGCCATTGCGTCTCCCGGTGCAGTACCGCTGCGTACGCGAGGCCCTGTATGAGCTTCTCGACGAGGAGGCCACCAACGCATGAATCGCGGTCTCTCCGAGCTGCAGCCCTACCCCTTCGAGCGCATGGAGCGGCTCCTGACCGGGCGCCGAGCGGGGCCTGCCGCCCCGATCCGCCTAGGCATTGGTGAGCCCCAGGACCCGCCTCCCGAGTTGCTCACCCGGGTGCTCCGGGACAACCTGGATCAGGTGGCTCGCTATCCGGCCACCCGGGGCCTGGAGTCACTGCGTGAGGCGATCGCCGGATGGCTGCGCCGCAGATACCGCCTCCCCGAGGCGGCGATCAACCCGGATGAGCATGTGCTGCCGGTGGCGGGCACCCGCGAGGCGCTGTTCGCCATCGCCCAGACCGTCATTGGCCGGGGGCGGCCCTATGTGGCGATGCCCAACCCCTTCTATCAGATCTACGAGGGCGCGGCGCTGCTCAGCGGTGCCCGCCCGCTCTACCTGCCGATTGAGCCCGGCAGTGGCCTGCCCGATCTCGACGCCATCGAGCCCAGGACCTGGCAACGGGTGCAACTGCTTTACCTCAACAGCCCGGCCAACCCGACCGGCGCCGTAGCCGACTCCGATTACTACCGGCGCGTTCTGGAGCTGTGCGATCGCTACGGCTTCATCATCGCCGCCGACGAGTGTTATAGCGAGATCTACGCCGATGAGGCCAATCCCCCGCCCGGTCTATTACAAGTCTGCCAGGCCGAGGGGCGCGCGGATTTCCATCGGTGCCTGGTCTTCCACAGCCTCTCCAAGCGCTCCAACGCCCCTGGCCTGCGCTCCGGGTTCGTGGCCGGGGATCCCGGCCTGATTCACGCCTTTCTGCGCTACCGCACCTACCAGGGCTGCGCCCTGCCCCTGCACGTTCAGGCTGCCAGCGCCGCAGCCTGGAGGGATGAAGCGCACGTCATCGAGAATCGGGCACGCTATCGCGAGCGCTACGAGGAGGTGTGTACCATCCTCGCCGAAGCACTCGACGAGGTAGCCCCGCCGCCGGCGACCTTCTACCTCTGGCCACGTACGCCCATCGACGACCAGACTTTCACCCGCCGGCTGTGGGAGGAGGAGAACGTCACGGTGTTGCCGGGCAGCTTCCTCTCCCGCCCCGGTGGCGACGGCACGCCCCCCGGCGCGGGACGCATACGCATGGCGCTGGTTCCGGATCTAGCCACCTGCATCGAGGCGGCAGAGCGGATCCGGCGGTTTGTCCATCGAAACTTCCAATAGGGAGCCCAGCATGGCTGCACAGATCCAGAAGGTGATCGATGAGGCGTTTGAGCAACGCGCCCAACTCAACCCGAACGAAGCCCCGGCCGAGATCCGAGAGGCGGTCGAGGAAGCCCTGCGGCGCCTGGATAGCGGCCAGGCCCGGGTGGCCGAGCCGGGCGCCGACGGCTGGCAGGTCAACGAGTGGCTGAAGAAGGCCGTCCTGCTCTCGTTCCGCCTCAACGACAATCGCCTGATGCGCGGCGGCGTCACCAACTTCTTCGACAAGGTGCCGATGAAGTTTGCGGGCTGGGGCGAGGACGCCCTGCGCGAATCCGGTGTGCGCGTGGTGCCGCCGGCCGCCGCACGGCGGGGCAGCTACATCGCGCCGGGGGTGGTGCTGATGCCCTCCTACGTGAACATCGGCGCCTACGTCGACGAAGGGACCATGGTCGACACCTGGGCCACGGTGGGTTCCTGCGCCCAGATCGGCAAGAACGTCCACCTCTCCGGGGGCGTGGGGATCGGCGGGGTGCTCGAGCCGCTGCAGGCCAACCCGACCATCATCGAGGACGATTGCTTCATCGGCGCCCGCTCGGAGATCGTTGAGGGCGTGACCGTCGGCCGAGGCGCAGTGATCTCCATGGGCGTCTATGTCGGTCAGAGCACCAAGATCTACGACCGCACCACCGGCGAGGTCCACTTCGGACATGTACCGGAGGGGGCGGTGGTCGTTCCCGGCAATCTCCCGGCCGCCGACGGCAGCCACAGCCTTTACTGCGCGGTGATCATCAAGTACGCCGACGAAAAGACCCGCGCCAAGGTCGGTATCAACGAGCTGCTGCGCCCATGAGCGCCACGCTCGAGCTCGCCCGGGAGCTGATCCAGCGCCCGTCGGTAACTCCCGAGGACGCCGGATGCCAGACCCTCGTCGCCGAGCGCCTGGCCGCGGCCGGGTTCGGCGCCGAGTGGCTGAACGCCGCCGGGGTCACCAACCTGTGGGCGCAGCGCGGCACCGAGCGCCCCCTGTTCTGCTTTCTCGGCCACACCGACGTGGTCCCCAGCGGTCCAGAGTCGGCCTGGCAACACCCGCCGTTCCAGCCCATCGTCGAGAACGGCTGTCTCTATGGCCGAGGCGCGGCCGACATGAAGGGCAGTGTGGCGGCCTTCGTCGCTGCGGTGGAGCGCTTCGTCGCCCGCCACCCGGACCACGCGGGCGCCATCGCCGTGCTGCTGACCAGCGACGAGGAAGGCCCCGCGGTGGATGGCACCCGACGCGTGGTCGAGACCCTGGCAGCGCGGGGGGCGGCCATCGACTACTGCCTGGTGGGCGAACCCAGCAGCCAGGCACGGCTCGGCGACGAGTACAAGGTCGGCCGCCGCGGGTCCCTAACGGGGCACCTCACCGTGCACGGCGAACAGGGGCACGTCGCCTACCCGCACCAGGCGGACAATCCCATCCACGCGTTCGCCCCGGCACTCCAGGAGCTGGTCGCCACCGAGTGGGACCAGGGCGATGCCGACTTCCCGCCGACGAGCTTCCAGATCTCCAACATCCAGGCGGGCACCGGCGCCGACAACGTCATCCCCGGAGCCATGGAGGTCGTGTTCAACCTGCGCTACGCCCCGGCGGTCTCCGCCGAGGAGCTTCAGGAACGGATCGAATCCATCCTGCACCGTCACGGGGTGCACCACACCCTGCACTGGCGGCACTCCGGCGCCCCCTTCGCCACCCGCGAGGGCGCACTCATCGATGCCGTTGAACAGGCAGTCACAGCGCACACCGGGCAGTGTCCACGACGATCGACCTCCGGCGGCACCTCCGATGGCCGTTTCATGGGTCCGACCGGGGCGCAGGTGGTCGAGCTTGGTCCGCTGAACGCCACCATCCACAAGGCCAACGAGCACGTCGCGGTCGCCGACCTGGAGGCCCTGGAGGCGATCTACTTCGACATCCTGCAGCACCTGCTGGCCCCGGCCGACTGAGCTGCATGCGGGGAGGCGGCCCTGGCTGATTTGATGCGCCCGGGCAACCGGATTAGATTGGAACGCTGACCGGAGCGACGGCACCCGACTGGCCCATGGACCCGAGCCCAGCGATGAACACGCAGGATGCCGCTCGGCCGGGGCGCCACTACCGGCGCCCGGTCGAGCGACCGTTCACCCGTGCCGAGCGCGACCGGGTCACCCTGCTCTTCGGCAGTCTCAGCGTCGCCCACGACCGTCTGCTCACCGCCGCCATCCGGGGGCTCGGTTACCACGCGGAGGCGATCCCCACGCCACGCCGCAGGGACCTGCAGACCGGCCGGGAGCTGTGTAACAGCGGTCAGTGCAATCCGGTCTACTTCGTCGCTGGCGCGCTGATCAATCACCTGGAGCGGCGGCGCAGCGAGCGCGGCCTCGATCGTGACGAAGTCGCGGATCGCTACGTGTTTGTCACCCCGGGGTCGTGCGGCCCCTGCCGTTTCGGCATGTACGAAGCCCAGTATCGTCAAGCCCTCGCCAAGGCCGGGTACCCCGGGTTCCGGGTGATCGCTTTCGACAAGAAGGGCGGCGGCGACGGCCACCCCGACGAGGGCTACGGCGACGGGCTGGCCGTCGATCTAGGGCTCTACATCGCCGTGCTCGACGCACTGTTCATGGCTGATGTGCTGAACGCCACCTTCTACCGCGCCCGCCCCTACGCCACCGACGCCGCCGCGGCCGACCGGACCTTCGAGACCTGCCTGACCGAGTGTGAGCAGGCGCTCGGGCGTCCGCGCCCGGATCCCCGGGTCACCGTGACCGCCCGGCTACTCGCGGCCGTGACACCGCTACCCAGCGCGGCAGACGCCGCCCGCCTGCTCGCCCGACTCCGTGACCGGACCTGCACGGACGCCCTCGCCCGGTGTCGCCGGATCATCGAAGAGGGCTTCGAGGTGGACTATCTGCGCCCGC encodes the following:
- the dapD gene encoding 2,3,4,5-tetrahydropyridine-2,6-dicarboxylate N-succinyltransferase, whose amino-acid sequence is MAAQIQKVIDEAFEQRAQLNPNEAPAEIREAVEEALRRLDSGQARVAEPGADGWQVNEWLKKAVLLSFRLNDNRLMRGGVTNFFDKVPMKFAGWGEDALRESGVRVVPPAAARRGSYIAPGVVLMPSYVNIGAYVDEGTMVDTWATVGSCAQIGKNVHLSGGVGIGGVLEPLQANPTIIEDDCFIGARSEIVEGVTVGRGAVISMGVYVGQSTKIYDRTTGEVHFGHVPEGAVVVPGNLPAADGSHSLYCAVIIKYADEKTRAKVGINELLRP
- the glnD gene encoding [protein-PII] uridylyltransferase, which produces MPVTACPALEPDALVRALEAGEPLVPTLRRALQQADQALAARFRAGTSAAELVPERAATMDEVVKQLWRSSLGGDEPQGCALLAVGGYGRGELHPGSDIDVLVLVDPEHRDALAPLLEAFIAGLWDLGLEVGHSVRSVDECIAAAADDITIATNLMESRQLCGTPDLGQALRQALTANRIWPSPAFFEAKLAEQQARHAKFHDTAYNLEPNIKSSPGGLRDIQMVGWVAKRHFGAEHLHERVAGGFLTEAEYQALHAGQCFLWDVRFGLHLIAGRREDRLLFDHQVGLAELFGYVDDDQTLAVEQFMQRYFRTAMDISRLNEMLLQHFQEAILYTSSGAEPTPINRRFQIRRDFLEVTDPSVFRRYPFALLEVFLILQQHPQLKGVRASTIRLIRQHRTLIDESFRRDLRCRSLFMEILRQPQGITHALRRMHRYGVLGRYIPAFGRISGRMQYDLFHVYTVDSHTLFVVRNLRRMALAEHRTELPLAHDIMQQLPKPELLFLAALFHDIAKGRGGDHSELGAGDAYEFCIQHGLGAYDARLVAWLVRHHLDMSVTAQRKDLSDPAVITDFARTMGDQLHLDYLYLLTVADIRATNPDLWNAWRAALLNELYVLARAAIRRGLSKPLDKRELIRDTQRDARRILRQRGYGPGRIRGVWRQLPEDYFLRHSAEEIAWHTEAIAETAPAQLPLVLAASQETGGGARIFLYAPDSRDLFARCVWALDRLGLSIQDARVITTDGGFTLDSYRVLEQHGAPPSEEQRLEEVRQALAAAAAEQGPPPAPVARHIPRQLQHFRTETQIHFTDDPDNHRTVVELITADRPGLLARVGKAFSGCGVRVKNAKIATMGERAEDVFFITDDQGQPLRLPVQYRCVREALYELLDEEATNA
- the dapC gene encoding succinyldiaminopimelate transaminase — encoded protein: MNRGLSELQPYPFERMERLLTGRRAGPAAPIRLGIGEPQDPPPELLTRVLRDNLDQVARYPATRGLESLREAIAGWLRRRYRLPEAAINPDEHVLPVAGTREALFAIAQTVIGRGRPYVAMPNPFYQIYEGAALLSGARPLYLPIEPGSGLPDLDAIEPRTWQRVQLLYLNSPANPTGAVADSDYYRRVLELCDRYGFIIAADECYSEIYADEANPPPGLLQVCQAEGRADFHRCLVFHSLSKRSNAPGLRSGFVAGDPGLIHAFLRYRTYQGCALPLHVQAASAAAWRDEAHVIENRARYRERYEEVCTILAEALDEVAPPPATFYLWPRTPIDDQTFTRRLWEEENVTVLPGSFLSRPGGDGTPPGAGRIRMALVPDLATCIEAAERIRRFVHRNFQ
- the dapE gene encoding succinyl-diaminopimelate desuccinylase gives rise to the protein MSATLELARELIQRPSVTPEDAGCQTLVAERLAAAGFGAEWLNAAGVTNLWAQRGTERPLFCFLGHTDVVPSGPESAWQHPPFQPIVENGCLYGRGAADMKGSVAAFVAAVERFVARHPDHAGAIAVLLTSDEEGPAVDGTRRVVETLAARGAAIDYCLVGEPSSQARLGDEYKVGRRGSLTGHLTVHGEQGHVAYPHQADNPIHAFAPALQELVATEWDQGDADFPPTSFQISNIQAGTGADNVIPGAMEVVFNLRYAPAVSAEELQERIESILHRHGVHHTLHWRHSGAPFATREGALIDAVEQAVTAHTGQCPRRSTSGGTSDGRFMGPTGAQVVELGPLNATIHKANEHVAVADLEALEAIYFDILQHLLAPAD
- the map gene encoding type I methionyl aminopeptidase: MSVPIKTAKEIEGMRRAGRMAASVLDRIAPHVEPGVTTEHLDALCHRYITEELGATPAPLNYRGFPKATCTSVNHVVCHGIPGPKKLKKGDILNIDVTVIDPEGWHGDTSRMFYVGEPSILARRLVETTRDCLWCGIEQVRPGATLGDIGYAVQRHAEEHNFSVVREYCGHGIGQSFHEEPQVLHYGQPGTGMRLEPGMTFTIEPMINAGRPATKLLRDQWTVVTKDRSLSAQWEHTLLVTEDGYEILTPAPDGR